In a single window of the Candidatus Neomarinimicrobiota bacterium genome:
- a CDS encoding PaaI family thioesterase has product MTFAQLLNTVPVEFGKQFISFVTGQHNDNRISLKYYHHQASGTVYAEVTFGKLAQGPPGHAHGGAISAVFDELMGACCWVNDQPAMTAQYTTRFFKPVPLNTKMLYCADIKKVEANKISLEAKLIDVSESKYAEARGLFILQDMETFKRMSQSSTDNEDFLKELAKHT; this is encoded by the coding sequence ATGACTTTTGCTCAATTATTAAATACTGTTCCGGTTGAATTTGGGAAACAATTCATTTCTTTCGTCACTGGTCAGCACAATGACAACAGAATTTCATTAAAGTATTACCACCACCAAGCTTCAGGAACAGTTTATGCCGAAGTAACTTTTGGAAAGTTGGCCCAGGGACCCCCCGGACATGCTCATGGAGGTGCCATCTCTGCTGTTTTTGATGAGCTCATGGGAGCCTGCTGTTGGGTCAATGATCAACCCGCCATGACTGCCCAGTATACCACCCGGTTTTTTAAGCCAGTTCCTTTGAATACAAAAATGTTATACTGTGCTGACATCAAGAAAGTTGAAGCGAATAAAATTTCACTGGAAGCAAAGTTGATCGATGTTTCAGAATCAAAATATGCAGAAGCACGTGGCTTGTTTATCCTCCAGGATATGGAGACCTTCAAGCGCATGAGCCAGAGTAGTACGGACAATGAAGATTTCCTGAAAGAACTTGCTAAACATACATGA